The window TCAAATTCTCTCCCTATTTGTCTGTTTTACTTTTACCAGACACGCAGACTCAGCTGTTTGTTGTATATACAGTATTACATTACTGTCCATTATACCGTATCGACTTCCTCCCATATCTTTCATCTCATCTCTCCCAatcaaccaaaccaaaccaaaccaggTCAGGCATTCTTCAGGCCACGACGAGGTCGAGGGTGTAGTCCCACAgcttcttccccagctccgcgtccttGGCCTTGTCGCTCGGCTCGTACAGGTTGCTGTCGCTCCAGTACTTCCCCGACACCCCCTTCGCGCCCGGGTGCAGCGCCACGTAGCACTGCGTCGCAGCCCCCTATTGCAAATCCAAATCCCAAATCAAATCAAATCGCCCAAGAGCAAGAGACTAGTGTTTTGTACTGTCAGAGCTAGCTAGTAGACTTGGAGCTAGGATAATGACAGAAATAATGATGATGATTGATTGATTTCTGGCCACAGAGTTTCAACATCTATAGCCGCGTGTTAACAAATGATGATGACCCAGTGAGATCTGGATCTCTTCTACTTCTCTAATCAACTTGTACATTCTGAATAAACTAGTACTGTACATCTTCAAGTATATATTAGGGGCCTGCCCGAGGCAGCAGACCAAGTGCAGTGCAGTGCCGGTGAGGTCCCTAGTAAGGAGTACATCGCCAAACCTAGGACAAAAGACTAGTAATACTCCACAACTGCAGATCCTGCCGTCCTATGCCATTTCCCAGATCAAGCTCAATTCGTCATCGACGCAATGTGACGACATCCCATCACATGGCCACGTTATTATAACGCGGAATGCTACACCTATCGTTTGATAGTTTCTCAACACCAGCCATGGAGCCCCTGTTGTTATATAATCTAAAATGGACACAAGGCCCTGCTGTCAAGATTGAGCGTACTGCTGCAAAAGAAGCGCACCTGCTGGACGTTCTTCAGCACCAGTCTACCAAGCGTCCGGCTCATGACTGCAGATACGGGAAGGAAAACCCCCCCATGAAATCAGTCGTTAGTTAGggtttcaaaagaagcactccatttCTGCTGAGTAGAGTATATTTCTTTCTTTGTTTACCATCTATGATGCTGTGGTGGCGAAGAAGGTTCGTGATGATAGATCCAGGATGCAGAGAGTTCGCAGTGATGTTAACACCCTCTTCCTGTTATCAACAAAATACTGAATCATGATTTGACGTGCTTGGGCTCAACACAAGTCTATATATCATATTGATAAAGAACTGAAAATAAGAGCAAACAATTCAGCTTTCAGACAATGGGTTTGGATGCAGATAAGCAGATTGTTCTCCCACAATTTCAGACCCAGAGAAACAAATGAAATGTGTCATTAAGATCGTGTGGAACAACCGCTCAGCTTTCTTTTATTCCAGAAAGTGGTGTGATTTCTAACCGCAGACTCTGAGAAAAAAAAATCCAACTGACGATGTTTGCTAGCATAAGTACTCATGCTGGACCTAACAAGCTCGAAATAATACGAACCCAAGACATGGCGCAGTGCCACAAGCACACAATCTAAAAGGAACGAGACATACCTTAAATCTCCTGGCAAGTTCATTAGCGTGTAAAATGTTGGCAAGCTTTGACTGCCCGTATGCTGCAATGGTGCTATACCTGCACAACGCAAGGTTGAAACAGCAAGTGATTCTCGTTTGCCTTGACATAAAGTAAATGGTAGGGGAAAACATAAGAATGACTGCACGGAAATTACATACTCTTCCTCGTCATTTAGCTTGGCGAAACGGATGCCTTCCTTGTATGCAAACCTGTGCCCCTCTGACGAAACATTAACAATTCTTCCTTCCACGTTTGATTCACGAGAGGTCTTCTTCATGGTCTCCAGCAGAAGATGTGTCAACAGAAAATGCCCTGAATATTATGACATGACAGttagtttttttttagaaaaggaggatcatGACAGTTAGGTGACGTAGAAACGAACTAGTAGGGTTAGGAGAAATAGAAATTACAAGCTTGTAACTGTCTGCTGATACAATTTGCAGGTTTTGCACTGCTCTAGAATTGGCAGCAATTTTCTTTTTAATTATATAGGTTCAGAGTTCAGGAGCAGCAGTACTACAGCAATGTCGATACATCAAGGGGCCATTCAAACTTATATTAAGGCATAAAAAGTCAACCTCGCTGCCTGGGGAATGCCACTGGAATAAAATTGACAACACTATTTCTGAAATGAAGTGTTTTTTTTTATCATATCAGGGTATGTTAACTGGGTTCATCAGCTAGTCAAGTAGTAGATGGGAGTTGAGTTGGTAATCGATTCATACCGACATGGTTAGTTGCAAACTGCATCTCGATGCCATCCTTTGAGAGGGAGAAAGGGGTCGCCATTACCCCTGCGTTGTTGCTGCCAGCCAGAGAAAGCATCATGTATGTAATCAGGGAACACGATGAGGTATTAGAGTACGCTTGAGCAAGCATGAAAGACACTAGGTCCCAATACACGAGATGATTATTGAAGAAAGGTACAACCAGTAAGTATTCAGGGCCAATTGTTGTGGTGCAAGAAGCATCGTAAGCAGATACTTGACCAATACTATGATCTTGTATCCAGGTCACTAGCAATGTCATACCAACTCTAGTCTAGAGTGAAGTGCTACAAACCGATTACCGTTGCATGAAATGAAATTTCCCATGCCCATAGCCTCCTTAAAATTTGGAAATCTGGAAGATTGTTCCTGAATTCAGGACTGAAGGCATCACCAGAATATCTTTCTTCCACCCTACACTGATGTACTAGTCGCAGCATTTACTCGGACTAACATGTTATGGTTCAAGCGGAGCCGGTACAAAAGAGACCCAGAAATTAAATCGGCTCGGTGTTGACAGAAACCTGCTGAAACTATCAAGTTGCAGCCAAACTGACAGAAACCTACTCATGAAGTCATGATGCAGATGTTGCTCTCTGAATTTAATGGCCGTCAGCCCCTGTCTAACTGAACCTGAACCTGAATGGTCTTGACAACTGAACCTGAACCTGAACCTGAACTATCGAGAAGTGGGGCTGCCTTACATGAGGATGTTGAGCGGGAGTCCCCTGGCGGCGAAGTCGTCGGCGAACTTGCGGACGGAGGCCAGGGAGGAGAGGTCCAGCTCCATCACCTCCATGCTCGCCGCGGGGGTCTCGGCGAGGACGGCCTGCCGCACGTCCTCTGCGGCGGCGAGGTTCCTGGCGGCCATGACGACGTGGGCCCCGCGCGCCGCCAGCACCCGCGCCGTCTCCGCGCCGATCCCGCTCGACGCACCTGCCAGCGGCATGGCAGGGAACCGATTCAGCGACTCGAATCAGATGGAACGAGGGAGGGAGGGGCAAAGGAGGGGTAGGTAGGTACCGGTGACTATTGCGGTGAGGCCGGCTGCGGAGACGCCGGCGGTGACCTGGTCGGCGGTGGATGCCCAGGAGAAGCCCGAGGCGCCCTTGCGGCTGAAGAGCCAAGGCAGCATCTTTTCTTCTCTTCTAGTCAAATCACgcagaggcggaggcggcggccggcggaacGGAAGATAGATGCAAGCAAGGAAGGATGGAGGGGGCGGGCGGCCGGCCGGCGGGCAGTCTCTTCCCTTTCTCTTTTGCTACGCAACGACGGAGGAAAGTTTTAATTTAGTCTTGGTTTTGGTAAGATTTTAAAAAAAAGGAGCGAATATGGTAAGATTTGACTTGATTTCCGTATCCGGAGGGATAAGTTTtgattgtgttgtgaaatttttgatttgattttattAAGTTAATCCATGAGGTGATTTTGGGAAAGTATCGATCAGCTATAAAGAAGGAAGTCAGGCCAAGCCCATCGTGAAACCCTAGGCCCACATACAATCCCTCCATTCCTCACAGAAAAAGAGGCAGGAATCCTCTCCTCCGCAGCCAGCCATGTCGTCGTTCCAAGGCTGGATAGATCTCCCGCCGGAGCTCCTCACTCGCGTCGCCGATGGCCTCGACGACCTCAGGTTCTACACCAGCGTGCGGGGCACCTGCACGGCATGGCGTCGCGCGCTCGCGCCGCCTACGCCATCGCTGCTCGTCCTCCACCGCGACGGCGCCACCAGACGTCGGCCCGCCGCCATCGTCTCGCTCCCCGCGCACCGCTCCTTCGGCCTCAAGGCAATCCCCTCAGGCTCGTCCTGCCCCAACGCCTTGCCCCCGATGCGCGGCTCCTTCGAGTTCACGTCCACCTACCCGATTAGGAGCTGCCTCGGTTGCGGAGGCGGGTGGCTTGCCTTTTCCGTCTGCCTCTACGACGGCCAAAGCCTGCTCACCCTCTTCCACCCAGTCGCCGCCGCCGAGATTCTCCTACCGCCGCTCATCTACGACACCCGCTTGCTCTCCAAGATCGTCTTCGTGCCTGACCCCACTAGGGACGACTTCACCGCCGCCACCATCTGTGACATCGACAGGCTCGCCTACGTCACCGCGGGGGCCAGGAGGTGGGCCATCCTTGACCGCGTCCGTCTTGCCACCGGAGACCAGCTCATCGATGTCATCTACCATCAAAATGGTCAAAATGGTATGGTTTACTGCCTCACTCGGTTTGGGAATGTTTATGTGCTCCACCTACCGGAACGCCGCCGCCGCGAACCCGTCATCATCGAGGACCAGACATTAGCAGAGGATCTTGTAACGCGTAACAGGCGCATCATTCAAATGCACAATGCCGGATCGGACCTGAACGCGCCGGCTAGCATGCAACCACTGCTCTTGTCTTCGGCGAGCAGTTTCACCCCACTGTACATCGCTGTTTCGGATTTGACGAGTGCCAAGAACCTGGTGTTCTGCAATGGCAACCTGTACCAGATCTGGAGGAATGCTACTTGTACCGTCACTTTGCATCTGGTGGGAGGCAGTCATCGCCGTATAGAGGAGGATGAAATATTTGTTCTCAAGTATAATCCCCGACGCAGGCCTTGCTGGGACGCGGTGGCTGACTTAGGGGGATACTCGGTGTTTGTTGGGAGGAGCAATGCGGTGTCAATGCATGCCGAAGGTGTTCCAGGGCTCAAGGGTAACTGTGTCTACTGGATAGGTGGGAGAGGTAGGGATCAAGGCATGGTATTTGACATGGGGACCGGGAAATCTACACCTTGCCTTCCCTCTACGGCCGGTGTCGTTCCGGGGCCTCTACAGTGCACATTCTGCTGGTACTTTCCGAGGGAGGTAGTGAATAACTGCAATACAAATGAATTAGGTGTTTATGGGACCGGAGCAAGGGTTCGGGCTCAACGTTCACAAGACATGTCACAATGATGTGTCGCCAAGATAGCTTGGTGACATAGTGAGCACCACCGGCCTGGAAGTGATGTTTATCATGCATGACAAGAAATCTTGCAAAGTGTAATTGCTTGTTGTGTCCAAGCCTGGTGATAAGTGAGGAGGACAAAGACAAACCACTTTTCAACCCAATAGAACTGATGGAAGGATTACATTTGCAGCCAATGGTACAAACAATTTTTGAAGCTTCATTAGCAGCCAATGAAAGGGAAAAGGATGGTGAGAAGTTTGAGAAGAACAAAAGATTTGTGTGTATTTGTGTCTGAGATGATCAATGTCTTGAGAAGAATACATAATAAGTAATACATGGTACGTTGTGTTGGTTTAGTTCCCATGCTTGGATTATGTTgaaggtaatatgccctagaggcaataataaagttattatttatttccttatatcatgataaatgtttattattcatgctagaattgtattaaccggaaacatagtacatgtgtgaatacatagacaaacttagtgtcactagtatgcctctacttgactagctcgttattcaaagatggttatgtttcctaaccatgaacaaggtgtt is drawn from Triticum dicoccoides isolate Atlit2015 ecotype Zavitan chromosome 4A, WEW_v2.0, whole genome shotgun sequence and contains these coding sequences:
- the LOC119283763 gene encoding uncharacterized protein LOC119283763, whose product is MSSFQGWIDLPPELLTRVADGLDDLRFYTSVRGTCTAWRRALAPPTPSLLVLHRDGATRRRPAAIVSLPAHRSFGLKAIPSGSSCLGCGGGWLAFSVCLYDGQSLLTLFHPVAAAEILLPPLIYDTRLLSKIVFVPDPTRDDFTAATICDIDRLAYVTAGARRWAILDRVRLATGDQLIDVIYHQNGQNGMVYCLTRFGNVYVLHLPERRRREPVIIEDQTLAEDLVTRNRRIIQMHNAGSDLNAPASMQPLLLSSASSFTPLYIAVSDLTSAKNLVFCNGNLYQIWRNATCTVTLHLVGGSHRRIEEDEIFVLKYNPRRRPCWDAVADLGGYSVFVGRSNAVSMHAEGVPGLKGNCVYWIGGRGRDQGMVFDMGTGKSTPCLPSTAGVVPGPLQCTFCWYFPREVVNNCNTNELGVYGTGARVRAQRSQDMSQ
- the LOC119287219 gene encoding short-chain dehydrogenase TIC 32, chloroplastic-like → MLPWLFSRKGASGFSWASTADQVTAGVSAAGLTAIVTGASSGIGAETARVLAARGAHVVMAARNLAAAEDVRQAVLAETPAASMEVMELDLSSLASVRKFADDFAARGLPLNILINNAGVMATPFSLSKDGIEMQFATNHVGHFLLTHLLLETMKKTSRESNVEGRIVNVSSEGHRFAYKEGIRFAKLNDEEEYSTIAAYGQSKLANILHANELARRFKEEGVNITANSLHPGSIITNLLRHHSIIDVMSRTLGRLVLKNVQQGAATQCYVALHPGAKGVSGKYWSDSNLYEPSDKAKDAELGKKLWDYTLDLVVA